The Flammeovirga yaeyamensis genome segment TCTGCAGCAGGTATGTATGAATTACAAGCACAATTCTATCACTCAAGTGATGCAGAAGGTGCTCAAAATATTATTACATCTGAGGAGTATAATGTTGCTTCAGGCGCATTCCTTCCAGTAGAGTAATCAAAGATTAAAATCAGGGTTATTAAATTATAGTGAATTAAGATATAGACCTAGCAGTATTACTGTCTAGGTCTTTTTTCTTTTTATATCCAAGTAAGTACAGTTGCAATAGAGCTTACTTGTTATAAATAGTATCATTAGGTAAGGACGTTTCATTGAAACGTCCTTTCTTGTATTAGTACGTTCGTTATAGAGAATACAAAGACGAACTTTCCAAGTTGATATTATGTACAGTTATTTTACCTATGTAAAATGTACGGACATTTTACTAAACGCCTCCTCTAGTATTTTTCTACTAAATAAAACCCGCAAGTCGTTACAAAATTTCTTACCCAAGGTATATCTCCTAAAATAGGAATCTTCTTTCTTGGTTTTAATCCAAATTTATACTCATAAATAGGATTGATAAAATAATGAGTTTTCTCTTTCACTTTAAATTGCTGACGTTTACAAATTCTTTCGAAACGCTCTAAAGAAATTCCCGTGGCTTTTATATCCATCAGTTCTTTTACCAACCCTTTACTCACATCTCCATTATCTAAAATGAATTTGTAAAGAAAAGAAGGTAATAAATGATAGTAAGGTAGTTTTGATAGCAATTTGCTTTCAACAATTTGTTGATGACCTCCGAAAGGCATTTGCCAAGGTGGAAAACCGAAAAAGATTTTTCCGTGCTCTTTTAAAAAGGAACGGAAATAATGGATAATTTTTTCCTGATCAGGAATATGTTCGATGACATCTTTAAGAACAATTAAATCGAATTTTTCTCCGAAATCTTTTTCTACATCAATATCATAAACATTCTTACCAATAATTTGTGCCTGACCTTTATCAATAAAGTCTTTTAGAAAAACATTGGCTAACTCCACTCTAGGCATGCTGAGTTCAACACCTACACCAAAACATCCTTTTTCTAAAAAGGCTTTCAGAACGCCACCTTCACCACATCCAACCTCAAGTACTCTTAAATTGGGTGTAATTTTTAGCGATTGCTCAATAAATGGAAGTACATATTTATTGGCATTATCAGTTTGTATATTAAAATAGACTTCTTTGTCCTTATGAAAATCAAAAGCCATTGTTGTTTGTTCTAATTAATTATTTGGAGATACTTCTGTTTCGGTTAAAAACCCAAAATATTCACCAAAGTAAAAGATAGCTATATTCATTATGATCCCCCAAAATACGGCACTCATAAACATATAAGTGATGATTTTTCTCTTTTTTTCTCCAAAAGATAAAGCGATGAGCATACCTATGGGCGGACCAAATAAAATTGGAGTAAAAAATGCCACTCCTTTCATTCCATAATTTTGCCAAATACGAACAATCATACGGTTTCTCTTAGTAAATAGCTTTTTTGATTTACCTCTATTTAACCATAAAAGTAGTTTTTTTCTGGCCTCAGTACCTGCATAAGTAAGTGAAACTACTGTAATCATCATTCCTACAATGGTAAGAATAGTGGTTTCTACAATAGTTAAACCAGCTCCGTAGCCTACAATAGGACCAAAAAGGAACTTTAAAGCACTTGTAATTAAAGTTGATATGTATCTGGTTAAATCCAAGGTATAAATAGTTTACAAAGAAAAAACAAAAGTTACATAGTATAAGATTCTTGTCATAATAAAATTACCATCATTACTTTAAGGAAGTAAATTCTGTCATGACCTTAGGTCTTTAAACTGTTAAATATATGTATATGATAATCAGTTATTAACATAAATCAATAATAATACTAATAACATTTTGTACATTTACGATATAACTAAAAGAAAAAACGATTTAACAAATGGACTTCAGTTTCAAATCATTAATCATAGTGATCACGCTGCTATGCATTAATTTTACTAACACAACTGCTACTGATAGAGTCAAAGAAGCTCACGTTGGTGAGACCACCAATGAATTAATTCTTTCGTTATATCAAAAGGCGAAGTTACAAGATTATGGTTTATCTTTTCAAGCTTTTGCAAAAGGATTAACAGGATATTTAAATCTTTTAAATAAAGGAGAAATAAAAAACACCCGAATTCTAAGTATTGTCGATTTCTCACAGCCTTCCACAAACAAACGTTTATACATTATAGATATCAAAAGAGGAGTTTTATTAATGAACACTCTAGTGGCTCACGGAAGAAATTCAGGAACTTTATATGCTGATAACTTCAGCAACATTTTGAACTCTAAACAATCGAGCTGTGGTTTTTTTAAAGCATCAGAAACCTATTTTGGTAAGTATGGCCTATCTCTAAAGTTAGATGGATTACAAAAAAACATCAACAACAAAGCTAGAGAAAGAGCTATTGTTATCCACCCTGCCAAATATGTATCGGAAACTTTCGTACAACAAAATGGTTACCTCGGACGTAGTTTCGGGTGCCCTGCCCTATCCTATAAAGATCACAAACAAGTAATCAATACTATTAAAGGTGGATCTGTGTTTTTTATCTATTCCAACAAAAATACTTCATCTGATGACAAACTTGACGAAATTCCTAACAACGCTTTAGAGCTACTTTCGAATTATACTTCTTCGACTCCTTCGATGATGGAAAGGGATATTCCTTCGCCGAAACATGAAGTGAGGGGGGAATTAAAAATGAAAAGTTAAAAGTGAAAAACGTGAAATGTTAGATGGTTCGTGGGGGTAGTAAGTACGGGTTTAAATAAGATTTTTTTGATGACTAGAGCATGTTTCCAAACTTGTGCCCACGTAATGTAGAGGGAGCGTAAATTCAGCAACTCTTAGTTCCTCACTTCTAATTCCTAACTTCTTTATCCTAATTTATAAATCGAGGTCGGGAGACCTCTAACGTCTTTAGGCACAAATGTCGCTACGCTTAACATTTGCGCCAGTTTTGCCCCTATTAGTTATTACTTATTCCCTATTACCTTAAATAACATCCGCAGAATGAAAATTCTAGGTTTTCGCAAAACCGCTTAGTTTCTTAGTTCCTTAGTT includes the following:
- a CDS encoding class I SAM-dependent methyltransferase — its product is MAFDFHKDKEVYFNIQTDNANKYVLPFIEQSLKITPNLRVLEVGCGEGGVLKAFLEKGCFGVGVELSMPRVELANVFLKDFIDKGQAQIIGKNVYDIDVEKDFGEKFDLIVLKDVIEHIPDQEKIIHYFRSFLKEHGKIFFGFPPWQMPFGGHQQIVESKLLSKLPYYHLLPSFLYKFILDNGDVSKGLVKELMDIKATGISLERFERICKRQQFKVKEKTHYFINPIYEYKFGLKPRKKIPILGDIPWVRNFVTTCGFYLVEKY
- a CDS encoding murein L,D-transpeptidase catalytic domain family protein → MDFSFKSLIIVITLLCINFTNTTATDRVKEAHVGETTNELILSLYQKAKLQDYGLSFQAFAKGLTGYLNLLNKGEIKNTRILSIVDFSQPSTNKRLYIIDIKRGVLLMNTLVAHGRNSGTLYADNFSNILNSKQSSCGFFKASETYFGKYGLSLKLDGLQKNINNKARERAIVIHPAKYVSETFVQQNGYLGRSFGCPALSYKDHKQVINTIKGGSVFFIYSNKNTSSDDKLDEIPNNALELLSNYTSSTPSMMERDIPSPKHEVRGELKMKS